Proteins encoded within one genomic window of Ranitomeya variabilis isolate aRanVar5 chromosome 4, aRanVar5.hap1, whole genome shotgun sequence:
- the LOC143768419 gene encoding uncharacterized protein LOC143768419, translating into MKRFTKDDNPCSSSGLLHQSVGSPGSGTVTMWLVNTLLLLSVLRIQEGNGLQCFSCVGSNDEDCNRQGSQQCPRDADACAIIRGQTSGVMKSCSFKSFCDRALRDGAKASGVKVNCCFSNNCNSGSQGSSSHVSASYLRILVALTLGFCILIIS; encoded by the exons TTCACCAGTCTGTAGGAAGCCCAGGCTCCGGCACGGTCACCATGTGGCTGGTGAACACCCTTCTGCTTCTCTCTGTTCTCAGGATACAGGAAG gtaatGGTTTACAATGTTTCTCCTGCGTTGGATCCAATGATGAAGATTGTAATAGGCAAGGTTCTCAGCAGTGCCCCCGAGACGCCGATGCTTGTGCCATAATCCGTGGACAGACTA GTGGAGTGATGAAGTCTTGCTCCTTCAAGTCCTTCTGTGATCGAGCTTTGCGGGATGGAGCAAAAGCCTctggtgtcaaagtcaactgctgcTTCTCCAACAATTGTAACAGTGGCAGCCAGGGATCGAGCAGCCATGTCAGTGCCAGCTACCTACGCATTCTGGTGGCTCTCACGTTGGGCTTCTGCATCCTGATCATCAGCTGA